The genomic interval cgTAGTTGCAAGTGACCACaaataataatgcatttaAGGAGCAACTTTTCTtgttaatttgttatataccTTCTAATATTTTTGTGGTGTATGTAACTTGTAATATGGGACAAAAAGTATTAGATACCAGTGCGGACGTGCTCGAAAAggcgtaaatattttttgttcttccttttgcACCTCTATttcgtatatatgcatatgatTTTTCtcctgaaaaaaataaaaatttaataaacaacagcatattcaaaattaaataatatcattgtcTTTTATAGACGTATGGTACCATGGTATTTACTAACACCGACAATGCAAAAGGAAGgcatattaataatgattagaAGTATGAAACCATGTTACTTAACTATCGGAAAAATGTTCGTCTCGTCTCATGAACTTTTTACTTCggtaagataaataatatcaaacgtgatatttatatatcgaaagatatttGCCTTAAAAAtcttcattcattcttttttatttttattaaagatcgTACGAACAGCGATATCTTACGCAACTATGGTTCATTCATTAGAATAATCGAttgatttcgatcgattgacTACAGATGCAAAGAAGACGGAATAGTAGTTGCATGTTGATCAATTGcacttttaaaaaaaatttaatatttataacactgagcaaataaaatatcgaagaaatttatcaCGATATATTTAGCAATtgcaattaatgaaaattcaataaaacaaACGAGTTTCTTTGGATTTTGAAATGGCggcaaatttgaaaatattcgatactATTAATACTTATTTAACATTAcgcaaatacatatatcgtaaatactatatatatttatagtttctatatatatatagctatatatatagctatttatatgcatatgaaaatatgtaaaaatttacttgtaaaaatttcgatttatttaatgttttatttctaacatatattgtaatttatattttcaataattatttttttctttaatttgcGATCATACATAAAATGTCTGCCATATCTACttacaatttacaaaattataaaaaattcatgtttctttcttaattataatCGTACTATACTTATCAGTAATACATAACCATGATTGCATAATAATATACGCGATCTAAAGTCTTCTCCCCACCTCCAAATTTAGGAACTACGTAGTAACCATATAACTCAATGTTATTTGAACTGCAGTTAAGTTGCAATTCAACGACAACGAATACTATCAACGCTCGCAgatcaatgaattattttatatgattgcTAAGAAAGATACGCAAAAATCTCTGTGATTAccgatacatgtatatatacacacgcacacacacatacacatcaaGAGCAAAAATGCATACGTGCATTTCAGAAATCTTTTGCATTACCATGGACTTTTCGAAGTAAAGATACGAGACTCAATGCacataaaaaacatatatttcaCGAACACAAACATATGCACACAAATGTTGTATGAATACGAAAATGCATTTCCTTCTggtgatattatatttataatgaatttttttaggATAACTTTTCGATAACATGGCTACTAAAGGTatgaaaattttgaataaaatataagaaattagtaaatataataaaatataatagaacatTTCAAGTAGAAATGTTTTCGAATTTTCGAGAATTGTATACATAGAAACGCGCCGTAAGGGAGAATATTTCTTGTACTCTCGTGCTTCTCTAATGTTTGACATTGGAATTTACCAACGCGAAGGGAGGTGCAGTACCGGTTGCACGCGTGTGGCGTACATCGAATGCTATGACAGTTTCCTACGAATTTTTCGTCTAGAAAGTTACGTAAAAGTTTATCGTTTCATCATTGAATCAGTGCTTCgatgttaaagaaagaaaaggaagttaAGAAATTCTTTGATCTTAATTTATTGCCGATACACGATTCCATTCGATTCGTGAACTTTCTTAAAggataaaaaacataaaaacgtTCTTGCGCGTCTCTCCGACATCGAAGGAATCAGACGACATTATATGGCGTCGTTGTACACGAAGAACtcgacatttcttttattacgttATAAAGTATCTTTGAATCACTTGAATTAGTTTGTCGCGTCGTTAGGGAGACTTTCGCGCGTAACCTTCTTTACGAACGCatttggaaagagagagaagagagataaagaaagaaagagagagagagagagagagagaaaatacatatacatatccatatgtagtgtaagaaaaagagacaaaaagtgTGGGACCAGCTTGAGTTTATTCGAttaaggaagagagagagagagagagagagagagaaagagagaaagaaaaagagagggaagatcCAAAGGTACGGACTTCTTATCACTTTgatcttcaaaaataaattaaaagacgTATCTAACAAAGATTAGACGTGCGGCTAAaaaaattaggaaaaaaaaaaagagaagccgagaaagaacgaaaaaataaaaggataaaaaataaaataaaataaagggcGTGGATTGTATCTGTAGGACGACTAATTAAGCATACAGACATACACGATATAAAAACGTTTACCATAAGCCATGGGTAAGACGCCAAAGAAGGCGGCCCCTGGAGGCGATGAGAGGAATTTATACGTTCGGAGAATCAAGGCAACGACCGCGTCGTCAAAAAATTCTGAATCTATCTTACCTGAGGGACAACGCGAATCGGAGAATTCGAACAggtttgtaaaattaataagatgCAACAAAGCAGTTACTTCATTACATTGTATTCTGTTTTCTGcatataattcataattgAGATCAGCTATACTTTTAagattctttatatttcttataataatctGCAAAAGTTTTACATTAACAAACAAGTTTACTTTAattgtattcttttattacttgtatatttgtattagaATTTGTAAATGCTTGGCTTTGTTGATACCAGATTTAATTAGATATCGGGTACATCCGTATAATTTGTACAGAGTACGAGTGTGATGCAAAGATAATCTAATTTTTAGATATTGGTATGGAATGGTTAGTATAAACTAtgaatattgaattaaatgaaattatatgtCAATTGAAGCTCCGATTATATTTTGCGATTGGTTTAGATGATGTCTGTTATTTTCGATTACTCGACGTAGGAAAATAGTTATGAAAATAAcgcaatttaatttaatttctataaaaatttgtaaaatttttgcCTCTCATCACCTCCAGTATTTGTTTAAATGTTTATGgtataaagatattaattatatactgtaTTTGTTGGCATTAATTTTaagaattgatttattttgttacagACCAAAGCTGAGTAATATACAGAAAAAAGTACTTCCTAGTTCTACGAAAAAAGTAAGTTGAAAATcaagtttttaaaaattttacttgatatataaaatagtttatttttattatacgaattattaaTAGTTTTTGCAATtcatattaatgattaaacaGTTTTTATAACTAAAGTTTttataagtaagtaaatttatCTTAATTTCTGCCTTAGATGGTAAGGACCTTGATTGTTATCTCCAACCACATCCCTTGATAAcatactataataaaaaaatcttgataacgtactatcataaaaaaattagaaaagaaaacaaattatatttgtgtatttaaatcaatatatatttttttacttgccatttaaaaaaatattaaacaataataatatattttgtttcagaGTAAACTTCATAGTGCAGCATATAGTTTGAATCAATCAACAAAGAATTTAACTAaggatattaataaagaaagtaaagtgCAAAGTACGCTTCAACATTTACGAATAACAAAGCAAAAGATGCAGCCTAAACCGGAAGAAGCAGAAACAGCAAGTAGTACATCTacagagaaagatgaaaaggaagaaattataAGTGATGTaggtaacaaaaaagaagaagctgcAACCAAAGAGAGTAATACTAATCATATAACAGATGAACAAGATTCTACATTGAGTACGAATACTGAGAAAAAGACTGCAGAGAGTATAGAAGAAGATATAACACCAAtgcaaaatgaaattaaattacaggataaagagaatgacaaaaaagaaaatttagaagagaataacaaagaatttggagaagaagaacaagacgAAGTACAAATAAATTTGCAATTGGAGGATAGTCCTATGAAATCACAAGAAAGTGCATCTACTGTTAGTATAACaaatgatgaaaatgaatCGGAGGAATTATCTCAAACGCAAGAAGTAAACGATaatacaaaggaaaagaaaagttcacAAACAGAATCTGAAGCAGGAACAGAAAGTTGTTCCATAGATATAGTAGAATCTGTAACGTCTGAATTATCTGAGGTATCTGAATCTCTAAGTCAGCAGGacactaaaaaagaaagagaaaactttgAGCAAAGtgtaaagaatgaaatatcaaatataaattatgattcaTCAGTGACATTAAAAGATgtacaaattaaattaaatgattgtcttaaagaaaaatttaagcACGTTGAAGTATGTGATGCTGATAATATGTCTAACTTATCTTCAAGCGATACTTTTGGTAAAACTTTGCGGAATATTTCTGGAAGATCCGCTATCAATAGATTTCGACATACATCATCGTTCGATTATAGGTTTTCTCCAAATGATACACAGTTAACAAACGTATCAATGTTATCGACACCACGAAGAGAAACAgcaaatgtaaaaattttacattacaaTACAGGATTAGCAGATATGTCCAGTAATGGTAATCCtgtagaaagaaaacgtaaacTTGAATCGCCAGATTCGATTActataaagaaacaaaaaacagaaCAGAGTAGTTTGCTGAATACATCAATGGATCTTTTGAGGGGGTTGCGTAAACCAATACAAATTTCGACACCAAATGTAAGTTACAAGGTACAAtctgataaattaaatattagagaaataaatgatgGTAATGATAAGTTTTTACCAACACATACTGATGATGGTACAAAAAAGTGGTGTGtcattatgtaaaataatgaaaaaactgaattattatctataagtatttttctattcttcgtaATTATAGGAGAAGTAATAATCCTAATctgtatgttaataataatgttaaaagtttttttttttttttcaacttgcCTAGTATAGagtttatacatatagaaagcATATGTACATGTTTTCCTTTGTATATCTTGATAAAGACATTGCACAGTAGAATTTACTTCTCCTATaagtcttatatatatatatatttaagagtCTATATGCCTTCTTGCAtaagagtataaaaaaagaaaaaaagcaccCAGAAACTTTGAATAGAAGAATTCGTATTAATATGTCTGATTCATGATCAAacatttatatgataaaaaagatattttagattatattgaatagtagaaaaagagatgttattacagagatagagaagagtttagaaatttttttagagTCATCCAAGAACTTTATACCAACCATGTGTGTTGCTTGTTATTTGAATCTGTTCGCaagtaaaataattcatattagtATAGATTCATTGCAAATATTTCTAGagattctatattaatttgaaaaatatatttatgttactATATGAGAAATCTCACGAACTACATTGCAAATCTCAGTATCATACATGCATAATTTTTTGCACAACTGCACAAACTGTATCTATCAAGTACAGTAATTTGTAAACGTCGCTATATtccaaaaataaacaaaaacgaatTGTATGCTTCAAAAAATAACTGAATTACTTTAGAAAATTACTTTCAAAAACtttcgattataaattttgtaacagTTTGGATcaaattcaatttattaaaaatacattttgatATAGTCCGTGTTTTGaactaattataataataaatcgactGGACGGGCAGATCTCATagcttgaaaatatattttaagctTAAAAGAATACATAGAGatttataagtaattaatGAGCCATTATGATATACTACTTTACATCAAAATCCTCATTAAGTTGATACGATAATTTGTTCGAGAGTAGCCAAAAGCTTTAATATTAGTCATATctttatgatatacatatacatatacacacacatatatatatatatatacacacatatatatgtgtgtatatattatactctcaaataattttttatagtcATAAAAGAAgtcacaaaagaaaagaaaatccatCCTTCAAAATACATGACAGAGcctgtaataaatttttcatggaaattaacataaaatatatataaaaagagagagagagagagagagaaggcttaatcaataatttccaTTTTTAGATCCATCCTTAGATCATTCaatacaatgtaaatttaatgtattttcataataaatacttGTGCAAAGGCTCGGCATTTATAAATAACTGTACAAAAAGTTTTggacattttttaataacaagtAGAGAGAACGTATCAATTAAGTTGCCTTATCTCGTTTTGATGATATATGAAacacattattttaaataacagATAATTAACATtcagtatacatatataaagatacgTTCATAATCGAATCGtatctttaaataaatgaaatagatttttatttcaatgtagaaattaatatagtCTTATTATCATGCAAATTATAAAGGGTACAAATATGTACATTGTAGTAAAAAGCATGAagtataaaggaaaaaagcgaAAATAGCTCcctgcataaaaaaaaaataaaaaaataaaaaaaaaaaagaaaagacaaaaaattctccataaaattttgatccattttttaatcgttcgttaacctttattatcgtttttcttataACTGCAAAAAgtttgtaaaaacaaaaaaatattgtttgacTTTTACATCTATGACTATTAttgaatgtaataattaaacaattttctttttaatttatttttttttttcctttttttactgcGAATTATTCCGTTCGTCCAAATGTGTGAAAATGGATTGTTCAAttgtaatgatttttttttacctctgCGTGCCGATATTGCGTATCGTAAATTCTcttgcaataaataaataacgaaacaaaaaaaagaaaaagttgcatcgatatttgaaaagaagaaataaataaataaagagaaaatgcaAATATCGATGATTACCTCTGatcgaagtatcgaaatagatcgatgtaattttatatttgttaattgaaTATGAgcgtcaaaaaataaataatgtatatagaagaatgagttttaataaatttcttaaactGTAAACATCAGTttgtatcaaatattatagGTACAATAGtataacgatgatgataaaaataatattgtaataataataataattataataataataatgcggAACATAGAACGGAACGTATCAGGCGTATATATGCGTCCTCGAAAAATTAATGTTCAGGTGTAGGAAGAACGTATCAAAGGTCGTAAACGCTCCGTAAAATAGCGTTGAGTTGTCACAGATGTGTTCCATCCATGGAaaacgtattattttattttacaagagCGGTGAAGCGAAAGGGTTAATGAACGGTGTATCATGCGAGTCAGGGACGGAAGTAGGCAGATCCGTATCTCAttaattgttatcattattattattacaatgtttttttttgtcctttttcggTAACTCAAGTACctctttaattattcttcgttttaataataggaaaaaaaaacagaagaaaaaagatgtagCGGAAAATTCtacttttacatttaaaaCCTGGTTATCCATTTCTCAGAACTCTCTCGAAGAAGGGAGACA from Vespula vulgaris chromosome 11, iyVesVulg1.1, whole genome shotgun sequence carries:
- the LOC127067657 gene encoding myotubularin-related protein DDB_G0290005-like, encoding MGKTPKKAAPGGDERNLYVRRIKATTASSKNSESILPEGQRESENSNRPKLSNIQKKVLPSSTKKSKLHSAAYSLNQSTKNLTKDINKESKVQSTLQHLRITKQKMQPKPEEAETASSTSTEKDEKEEIISDVGNKKEEAATKESNTNHITDEQDSTLSTNTEKKTAESIEEDITPMQNEIKLQDKENDKKENLEENNKEFGEEEQDEVQINLQLEDSPMKSQESASTVSITNDENESEELSQTQEVNDNTKEKKSSQTESEAGTESCSIDIVESVTSELSEVSESLSQQDTKKERENFEQSVKNEISNINYDSSVTLKDVQIKLNDCLKEKFKHVEVCDADNMSNLSSSDTFGKTLRNISGRSAINRFRHTSSFDYRFSPNDTQLTNVSMLSTPRRETANVKILHYNTGLADMSSNGNPVERKRKLESPDSITIKKQKTEQSSLLNTSMDLLRGLRKPIQISTPNVSYKVQSDKLNIREINDGNDKFLPTHTDDGTKKWCVIM